The following are from one region of the Nitratidesulfovibrio sp. genome:
- a CDS encoding sensor histidine kinase yields the protein MKNWRTHCPAFMKRLWCQLAISYTLLAFCALTVLILLLYGMDDYKDFHATLNLDSVGEQVASERLTLAQGIRDGGNTEWLEKARDNIAKKLLNLEHGSGTSIYRITSSSRPEVYVQILDKNGELLLSDPAMLPERAATQFAAQAASSAAGSNIRKLGDNGPIWVDMPIPDDGNESIGRVRVLYVAEFSLWVQLQSLLAFLRFVWAPMFICSVPIGIACGFVASRYVTRQLRKMNAVTESWRQGNFEARIALPDDDVLIRHSQHLNDMAQDLEMFLRLKQGLAVSDERNRMARELHDTVKQKLFALGLQLATAKTKPAVMEAAREHILEAEAITREAQHDLTEIITQLRPAGTGDLPFYDRMTTLADDFRRRFGVRIDFDRTAPIQPAAQTEHHVLRIVQEALMNAVRHGKASHIVITGSIEQDAATLTIADNGTGFDTSKQTDGFGITSMRGRMRDVPRGTFALESTAGEGTRIRLAWKNDTCPK from the coding sequence ATGAAGAACTGGCGTACGCATTGCCCGGCGTTCATGAAACGCCTGTGGTGCCAGCTTGCCATCAGCTACACCCTGCTGGCCTTCTGCGCACTGACGGTACTCATCCTGCTGCTCTACGGCATGGATGATTACAAGGATTTCCACGCCACGCTCAACCTCGACAGCGTCGGGGAACAGGTGGCCAGCGAAAGACTTACCCTGGCGCAGGGAATCCGCGATGGGGGGAACACCGAATGGCTGGAAAAGGCGCGGGACAACATCGCTAAAAAACTGCTGAACCTGGAACATGGGAGCGGCACTTCGATCTACCGCATCACCAGTTCCAGCCGCCCCGAAGTGTATGTGCAGATTCTGGACAAAAACGGCGAGCTGCTGCTGTCAGACCCGGCCATGCTCCCGGAAAGGGCAGCCACGCAATTCGCCGCGCAGGCTGCATCATCCGCCGCAGGCAGCAACATCAGGAAGCTGGGGGACAATGGCCCCATCTGGGTGGACATGCCCATACCGGACGACGGCAACGAGAGCATCGGACGCGTGCGCGTCCTGTATGTCGCCGAATTCAGCCTGTGGGTACAGTTGCAAAGCCTGCTTGCGTTTCTGCGCTTCGTCTGGGCGCCCATGTTCATCTGTTCCGTTCCCATCGGCATTGCCTGCGGATTCGTGGCATCCCGTTACGTGACACGGCAATTGCGCAAAATGAACGCGGTTACGGAAAGCTGGCGCCAGGGCAATTTCGAGGCGCGCATTGCACTGCCGGATGATGATGTGCTTATCCGGCACAGCCAGCACCTCAACGACATGGCGCAGGATCTGGAGATGTTCCTGCGCCTGAAGCAAGGCCTTGCTGTCAGCGACGAGCGCAATCGCATGGCGCGCGAACTGCACGACACGGTGAAACAGAAACTCTTTGCGCTGGGCTTGCAGTTGGCAACCGCCAAGACAAAGCCCGCCGTGATGGAGGCCGCCCGCGAGCATATCCTTGAGGCAGAGGCCATTACCCGCGAGGCGCAGCACGACCTGACGGAAATCATCACCCAATTGCGCCCCGCCGGAACCGGCGACCTTCCGTTTTACGACCGCATGACCACCCTTGCCGATGATTTCAGGCGGCGCTTTGGCGTGCGTATCGATTTCGACCGGACAGCCCCCATCCAGCCCGCGGCACAGACCGAGCATCATGTGCTGCGCATCGTGCAGGAGGCGCTGATGAATGCGGTGCGCCACGGCAAGGCGTCCCATATCGTGATCACGGGCAGCATCGAACAAGATGCCGCCACACTGACCATTGCCGATAACGGAACAGGGTTCGACACTTCAAAACAGACGGACGGATTCGGCATTACCTCCATGCGCGGCAGGATGCGCGATGTGCCGCGCGGCACGTTCGCACTTGAAAGCACCGCCGGTGAGGGAACCCGAATCCGTCTTGCATGGAAAAACGACACATGCCCGAAATGA
- a CDS encoding response regulator transcription factor: MPEMITLILADDHEMVRRGLTAFLATAPDIEVMAVAASGAEAVDAAQRHAPDVVLLDLFMPDQPAVDTVRQIKKASPRSQIIVVTSHEGDEHVVPVTQAGAISYILKDTTPEYLVLAVRKAAAGEGTLSPRIAKALMTVVAQTRSQAVKTDQYHEELSEREMEVLHCIAEGLSNMKIAERLKISEKTVKSHVGNILSKLYLNDRTQVAVYAWREGIVKG, translated from the coding sequence ATGCCCGAAATGATTACCCTCATCCTTGCGGACGACCACGAAATGGTGCGCAGGGGGCTGACGGCCTTTCTGGCCACCGCCCCCGACATCGAAGTGATGGCTGTTGCGGCAAGCGGGGCGGAAGCGGTGGACGCGGCCCAAAGGCACGCACCGGACGTGGTGCTGCTTGACCTGTTCATGCCGGACCAGCCCGCCGTGGACACCGTGCGCCAGATCAAGAAAGCCAGCCCGCGCAGCCAGATCATCGTGGTCACTTCACATGAAGGCGACGAGCACGTGGTGCCGGTAACGCAGGCCGGGGCCATCTCGTATATCCTGAAGGACACGACGCCCGAATATCTTGTCCTTGCCGTGCGCAAGGCTGCGGCGGGAGAAGGCACGCTGAGTCCGCGCATTGCCAAGGCGCTCATGACCGTCGTGGCGCAGACCCGCTCGCAAGCAGTGAAGACGGACCAGTATCATGAAGAACTGTCCGAACGCGAAATGGAAGTGCTGCACTGCATCGCGGAGGGGCTTTCAAACATGAAAATCGCGGAACGCCTTAAAATATCGGAAAAAACCGTCAAATCGCATGTGGGCAACATCCTGAGCAAGCTTTACCTGAACGATCGCACGCAGGTTGCCGTCTATGCATGGCGTGAAGGGATCGTCAAAGGGTAG